One Candidatus Limnocylindrales bacterium genomic window, TCCCGCTCGCCCGGTATCAGCTTCGCGACGAGTCCCGAAACCGTTCCGATGATCATCATGCCGCCGCCGATGAGCACGAGCGTTACGCCCACGGGCGGAAACAACAGCGATACCAACAGACCGACCGGCAGGACGAGAACACCGTAGCCGAACGCGACTTTCGTCAGCCCGCCCTGACGCTCGCTCGGTGCCTTCTCCATTTCACGCGCGTGCTGGAAGCGCTCGTCGTCGTGTGCAACGGGGAGCCGCTCGCGCACCAGGCTGACGGCGTAGTCGTGCAGCGACTCGCGATCGGCGGCAGGACCGCCGTCGATGGCACGGGCCATGTCGTCGGCCAGCTCCTCGAGGCGCCGCTCAATTGCCGCCGCCCTAGCGGCCTCCGAGGGGGCTTCGGCTGCGCCGCTGCGCTCCTCCGAGTCATGCTCACTGGTTGCCAAACAAGAACACCGATTCGGCGTAAGTATGCCAAACCCCGGCTACCGTCAAATCTGCACAGAGACGTGCAAGTATTTGGATTTCATATGAAAACCATGTCATTGCCGTTTGGCTTATACTCCCGTATCCAACCGCTAATGAGCCTGCTGAGCGCGCGCGTACGCGGCCTTCTGCGCCTTGTCGCCATTGACGCCGCCTGTGCTGCATGCGGCGCCCGAACGGCGGCCTTCTGCGCGGAGTGCCGCATCGCCAGCGGCATCCCCGAAGCGGGTGCCCGCTGTGCCCTGATGGGCGGGCGAAAGCTGTGGTTCCTCGCGTCGTACTGGTGCCGCCGCGTTTCGCCGCCGGTTCCGACGCCGGCGGTGGAGGCGCTGCTACGCTTCAAGCACCGCGCCGACCGGCAACGCGGACGATCTCTGGCTCGCGCGTTCGCGACCGCGCTCACCGAACACGCGCGAACGTTCGACGCGGTCGTCGCCATTCCCGCATCCTCGACGCGCGCCCGCGCGCGCGCTCTCGACCCGGCCGCCTGGTTTGCGCGGGCACTCGCAGCGCGCGGCGGAGTCGCTTTCCGCAGCCGGCTGCTGCAGCGCCGGCGCGACGTGCGGCCGCAGCGCGGCCTCGGGGGAGCCCAGAGACGCTCCAATGTCCGAGGGGCGTTCGGCACTTGCGCTGCCGTGCCCGACGGATATTCGCTCCTGCTGATCGACGACGTCTGCACCACCGGCTCGACCCTGGGCGAGGCCGCTGCCGCGCTCGAAGCCGCGGGGGCCGCCAGGGTCGAGCTGGCGGTGCTGGCGTGTGCAGACATGGCGCTGTGCCGGCAATGTCCATCGATGATCGATTGAGGTGGGAGAAGCGTCACGAAGTCGCGCGATCGTCGTCGCCGCTGGCGTCCATCGCCCTCCTCCCCGATGCTGCCGCAGCTTCGGATTTGGCTCTGGACGTTGCGTGCGGGCAGGGCCGGCACGCGCTGGCGCTGGCGGAGAAAGGATACCGCGTCGTGGCAGCCGACGTTTCTCGCCACGCGCTCGCACATCTTCGCAGTCGCACACGGTATCCAGCAGGCCGCGTCCTTCCGGTGCAGGTCGATCTGGACGCCTGGCCATTCCGCAACGGGGCCTTCGACGTGATCGTGCAGACCGACTTTCTCGACCGGCAACTGCTGCCGGTGCTGGCCGATGCGCTGCGTTGCGGGGGAATGCTGCTGATCGATACGTTCCTGGCAGCCGCGCACCCGAACGCCGAAGGGCCGTCGAATCCAGACTACATTCTCCGACGCAACGAGCTGCCTGCGATCTATTCGCATCTCGACCTGCTGCACTACTGCGAGGTCGACGGTGCCACGGCGCGAGCTCGGCTTCTGGCGCGACGAACGCGCTGAGCCGGCTGCGCACGCATCGTGCAGACGAGTTCATTGACATGCTGGGTACGGTCGGTTAGTCGCACCGCGTGAAGGCTTCCTCGCGCCCGCTCACCTACCGCACGGCCGGCGTCGACATCGATGCCGCGGATCGTTTCGTCAGCCGCATCGGCAAGATCGCGGCCGCGACGCGGCAGCCGGGCGTGCTCGCCGGCATCGGACCGTTCGCTGCAGCCGTGGCCGTTCCCAAGGGAATGCGCCAGCCGGTGATGGTGTCCTCGACCGACGGCGTCGGCACCAAGCTGGCCGTGGCGCGTCTGGCCGATCGGCACGACACAATCGGCATCGACCTGGTCGCCATGAATGCCAATGATCTGGTCACCACCGGCGCGCGGCCTCTCTTCTTTCTCGATTATCTGGCCGTCGGCGTGCTCGCATCGGTGGATGCCGAGGCGATCGTCCGCGGCATCGCGCAAGGCTGTCGCCAGGCCGGGATGAGCCTGGTGGGCGGCGAGACCGCCGAGATGCCCGGCTTCTACAAACGCGGCGAATACGATCTGGCGGGCTTCTGCGTCGGCGCCGTCGAACGCAGGTCGATGATCGATGGAAGCGGCGTGCGGTCCGGCGACGTCATTCTGGGACTGGAATCCAGCGGCCTGCACAGCAACGGCTACAGCCTGGCAAGGCGCGCGCTGAAAGCGACGACCCGTGCGAGCCTTGCCCGTCGCGTTCCCGAGCTCGGCACGACGCTGGCCGACGAGCTGCTGAAGCCTACCGTCATCTACGTTCGGCCGCTGCTCGAGCTGCTGGGCAAGATGAAGCTGCACGCCATGGCGCACATCACCGGCGGTGGGCTCTCCGGCAATCTGGTGCGTGTGCTGCCGCAGAAAGCGCGCGCCGTGATCTCGCGTCGCGCGCTGCCGCAGCTGCCCGTGTTCACTCTCATTCGCGAGTGCGGCCGCATCCGCGATGAGGAGATGGAGCGCACGTTCAACTGCGGGACCGGCTTCGTCGTGATCGTGCCCGAGCGCGATGCCGACGCAGCCACGCGCCTGCTGCGGCGTCGCGGCATCGGCACGCGTGCCATCGGCGTCGTGGAGCGAGGGCCGCGCAGCGTCGTCTATTCCGATGACTGAGACCGGCAAGCCGCCGCTGCCCATCGCGGTCCTGGCTTCGGGCAGCGGGACCAATTTCGAATCGATCGCCGCGGCCATCGATCGCGGGGAGCTGCATGCGAGCATTCGCGTGCTCGTGTGCAACCGCCCTGCGGCGGCGGTCCTGGGAAAAGCGGGCAGGCGCGGCATCGAGACGCGCGTCATCCCGCATCGCGACTACGCCAGCCGCGAGGCGTTCGATGCGGCCGTTGCCGACGTTCTCGGCCAGTACAGCGTCGAGCTGGTGGTGATGGCCGGGTTCGACCGCGTCGTGACGCCCGTGCTGCTGCGGCGCTTCGCACAGCGGGTGATCAACGTCCACCCGGCCTTGCTTCCGGCGTTTCGTGGCGCGCATGCGCAGGCGCAGGCCGCGGAGTACGGCGTGACCATCGCGGGCGCGACCGTCCACTTCGTGGACGAAGCCGTCGACCACGGGCCCATCATCCTGCAGGCGGCAGTCCCGGTCGCCGCCGGAGAGGATGCGGAGACGGTGCGGCTGCGCATCCTGGAGCAGGAGCACCGGATCTACCCTTACGCCATCCAGCTGTTCGCGGAGGGGCGCCTTTCGATCGAAGGGCGCCGCGTGATCATCGATGGCCTCGCACAACCGCCGGCGGGAGCACTGATCAGCCCGCCGCTGCCCGAGCGGTGGGGTCAGCGTTCGTCCGAGTAGTAGTCGAGCAGCCGCTGGGCCGGCACACCCGCCAGGTACAACGACTTCAGCGTCCACATCCGCAGCGTCGTGCGCCAGACACCATCGTTGCGCCACCGCCGCGAGGACGTGACGACGCGGCCGCCGGGGATGCCCATGCGGCCGCGTCGGCGAAGCCGCTGCACCAGCTCGACATCCTCGAACAGCCGCGGCTCGCGATAGCCGCCGATGCTCTCGAACTCGCTGCGCCGCACGAAGATGGCCTGGTCGCCGGTGGCGCTGGCGAACAGCCGCGAACGCAACGTGATCAGATGCGCGATCGCGCGCAGCACGGGCCCGCCGCGGTCGAAGGCCAGGTCGAAGCGTCCCCAGGTCACCGCCGGCTCTGTCAGCACCGCGGTGATTGCCGCGCGGAACCCGAGCGGCAGGCGCGTATCGGCGTGCTGGAACAGCAGCACGTCTCCACGTGCGCAGGCGGCACCGGCGTTCATCTGCAGGCCTCGCCCCCTCGGCGCCGACACGACCGCAGCGCCCGCGGCGCGTGCCCGCGCGACCGTGTCGTCGCCGCTGCCGCCATCGACGACGATCAGCTCATCCTCCTCTTCCAGGCCGAAGACGGTCGAAGCGACCGCTTCACCGATCTGCCGCGCCTCATCGAGCGCCGGCATGACCACGCTCAGGCGCACGCGCAAGCCCCCTGCTCGCCGCATGCGCGTTGGACCACGGCGGCTCGGCTGATAGCATGGCCGCCATGTCGCAGAAGAAATGGTTCGCGATGGCGGCCATCGGCCGCGATCGTCCGGGAATCGTCGCCGATCTGAGCGAATGCGTCTTCCAGTGCGGCTGCAATCTGGAGGACGCCAGCATGACCATGCTCGGCAGCGAGTTCGCCACGCTGATGCT contains:
- a CDS encoding phosphoribosyltransferase family protein; translated protein: MSLLSARVRGLLRLVAIDAACAACGARTAAFCAECRIASGIPEAGARCALMGGRKLWFLASYWCRRVSPPVPTPAVEALLRFKHRADRQRGRSLARAFATALTEHARTFDAVVAIPASSTRARARALDPAAWFARALAARGGVAFRSRLLQRRRDVRPQRGLGGAQRRSNVRGAFGTCAAVPDGYSLLLIDDVCTTGSTLGEAAAALEAAGAARVELAVLACADMALCRQCPSMID
- a CDS encoding class I SAM-dependent methyltransferase; amino-acid sequence: MRWEKRHEVARSSSPLASIALLPDAAAASDLALDVACGQGRHALALAEKGYRVVAADVSRHALAHLRSRTRYPAGRVLPVQVDLDAWPFRNGAFDVIVQTDFLDRQLLPVLADALRCGGMLLIDTFLAAAHPNAEGPSNPDYILRRNELPAIYSHLDLLHYCEVDGATARARLLARRTR
- the purM gene encoding phosphoribosylformylglycinamidine cyclo-ligase, whose translation is MKASSRPLTYRTAGVDIDAADRFVSRIGKIAAATRQPGVLAGIGPFAAAVAVPKGMRQPVMVSSTDGVGTKLAVARLADRHDTIGIDLVAMNANDLVTTGARPLFFLDYLAVGVLASVDAEAIVRGIAQGCRQAGMSLVGGETAEMPGFYKRGEYDLAGFCVGAVERRSMIDGSGVRSGDVILGLESSGLHSNGYSLARRALKATTRASLARRVPELGTTLADELLKPTVIYVRPLLELLGKMKLHAMAHITGGGLSGNLVRVLPQKARAVISRRALPQLPVFTLIRECGRIRDEEMERTFNCGTGFVVIVPERDADAATRLLRRRGIGTRAIGVVERGPRSVVYSDD
- the purN gene encoding phosphoribosylglycinamide formyltransferase encodes the protein MTETGKPPLPIAVLASGSGTNFESIAAAIDRGELHASIRVLVCNRPAAAVLGKAGRRGIETRVIPHRDYASREAFDAAVADVLGQYSVELVVMAGFDRVVTPVLLRRFAQRVINVHPALLPAFRGAHAQAQAAEYGVTIAGATVHFVDEAVDHGPIILQAAVPVAAGEDAETVRLRILEQEHRIYPYAIQLFAEGRLSIEGRRVIIDGLAQPPAGALISPPLPERWGQRSSE
- a CDS encoding TIGR04283 family arsenosugar biosynthesis glycosyltransferase, coding for MRLSVVMPALDEARQIGEAVASTVFGLEEEDELIVVDGGSGDDTVARARAAGAAVVSAPRGRGLQMNAGAACARGDVLLFQHADTRLPLGFRAAITAVLTEPAVTWGRFDLAFDRGGPVLRAIAHLITLRSRLFASATGDQAIFVRRSEFESIGGYREPRLFEDVELVQRLRRRGRMGIPGGRVVTSSRRWRNDGVWRTTLRMWTLKSLYLAGVPAQRLLDYYSDER